The following proteins come from a genomic window of Sinorhizobium fredii NGR234:
- a CDS encoding Hsp20 family protein: MRTTFDFSPLSRSSVGFDHLFELLDSANRMAPADNWPPYDIMRLGESQYRIAMSVAGFSPDELTITHEQQLLVVSGEKADEGNAEYLYRGIAARNFERRFQLADYVMVTGANLANGLLTIDLVRELPEQMKPRRIDIQQADALPAGDAGKQIEGDKHAA, translated from the coding sequence ATGAGAACAACCTTCGATTTCTCCCCCCTGTCACGCTCCAGCGTGGGTTTTGACCACCTGTTCGAGCTGCTCGACTCGGCAAATCGCATGGCGCCGGCTGACAACTGGCCGCCTTACGACATCATGCGCCTTGGCGAGAGCCAATATCGTATAGCGATGTCGGTTGCGGGCTTCAGCCCGGACGAACTCACCATCACGCACGAGCAGCAGCTGCTTGTCGTCAGCGGTGAGAAGGCCGATGAGGGCAATGCGGAATATCTCTATCGCGGTATCGCCGCACGAAACTTCGAGCGCCGCTTCCAGCTTGCCGATTATGTGATGGTCACCGGCGCAAACCTCGCCAATGGTCTGCTGACGATCGATCTCGTCCGCGAACTTCCCGAGCAGATGAAGCCGCGGCGCATCGATATCCAACAGGCTGACGCGCTTCCCGCCGGCGACGCCGGCAAGCAGATCGAAGGCGACAAGCACGCCGCCTAG
- a CDS encoding DUF982 domain-containing protein — protein sequence MLLNEIPWTVPLTVRLSNGLERTFTSVYEAVDFLENEWPLRKGERYERALRTCRRALNRMTPAAVAREAFIAACLEAGMPLVMVTPRREPRGAEAKTAISA from the coding sequence ATGCTTCTCAATGAGATTCCCTGGACAGTCCCGCTCACGGTACGGCTTTCAAACGGCCTGGAACGCACCTTTACCTCCGTCTATGAGGCGGTCGATTTTCTCGAGAACGAGTGGCCGCTGCGCAAAGGAGAGCGCTACGAGCGCGCATTGCGCACCTGCCGCCGGGCACTCAACAGGATGACACCGGCGGCGGTGGCTCGGGAGGCCTTCATTGCGGCCTGCCTGGAGGCGGGCATGCCGCTGGTGATGGTGACGCCGCGCCGGGAGCCTCGAGGCGCCGAAGCGAAGACTGCAATCTCAGCCTGA
- the pbpC gene encoding penicillin-binding protein 1C has protein sequence MPGRAEGGAAGKPVCSRRPRHRRVAALIALPIGFATAILAAIAGLEWADRTFPPPLERAQVFSREVLDKDGNLLRAFATPDGLWRLKTTVGDVDPRFLDMLVAYEDQRFRQHHGVDPLALGRAALQFVTNGRIVSGASTLSMQVARLIEPRERRSLTAKLLQLARAVQIERRLSKEEILELYLTHAPYGGNLEGVRAASLAWFGKEPRRLSIGEAALLVALPQLPEKRRPDRNLAAADAARERVLARAAVTKVIGEGEAERAAMTAIPTRRLQLPAHAAHLAETALRKDPTALRHQTTLRRDIQRGLEAVAREGAQRLGPKVSVAMLMADARTGEIVGEVGSADYFDASRSGWIDMTRITRSPGSTLKPFIYGLAFEEGLVSQETIIEDRPADFFGYRPRNFDMSYQGDVSIRQALQLSLNVPAIRLLDAVGPTRLMVRFRRAEVRPKLPPNEAPGLAIGLGGVGITLRDLVQLYAGLANRGWPVRLGDGIEGKPGLIDGEPLLSTVATWQVADILSGVLPPTGSRQRGIAYKTGTSYGYRDAWSVGFDGRYVLGVWVGRPDNGAVPGLTGYGAAAPILFEGFAKAGIAITPLPDAPASAVRLAQADLPIGQRRFSMTASGLPTTSIREAAPQIVFPPEGARVDLGAAAGQTLTPLTLKLQGGRAPFRWLANGQPLPDVTRRRVSQWLPDGGGYSTLTVIDALGRASSVRVFVE, from the coding sequence ATGCCCGGCAGGGCAGAGGGGGGTGCTGCCGGCAAACCCGTTTGTTCCCGACGTCCCCGCCACCGTCGTGTCGCTGCCCTTATCGCGCTGCCAATCGGCTTCGCCACAGCAATCCTCGCAGCCATCGCCGGTCTCGAATGGGCTGACCGGACTTTCCCGCCACCGCTCGAGCGCGCCCAGGTCTTCTCGCGCGAAGTTCTCGACAAGGATGGAAACCTGCTGCGCGCCTTTGCCACCCCGGACGGCCTGTGGCGGCTGAAGACGACGGTCGGTGATGTCGATCCGCGTTTCCTCGACATGCTGGTCGCCTATGAGGACCAGCGGTTCCGCCAGCACCACGGCGTCGATCCGCTGGCGCTCGGCCGTGCGGCGCTGCAATTCGTCACCAATGGCCGCATCGTATCGGGCGCCTCGACGCTTTCCATGCAGGTGGCGCGACTGATCGAGCCGCGCGAGCGGCGTTCGCTGACGGCGAAGCTGCTGCAACTCGCCCGCGCCGTCCAGATCGAACGGCGCCTCAGCAAGGAAGAGATCCTCGAGCTCTATCTGACCCACGCCCCCTATGGCGGCAACCTCGAAGGCGTGCGTGCCGCGAGCCTCGCCTGGTTCGGCAAGGAGCCGCGGCGCCTCTCGATCGGCGAAGCGGCGCTGCTCGTTGCCCTGCCGCAATTGCCGGAGAAGCGCCGGCCGGACCGCAACCTTGCCGCCGCCGACGCCGCGCGAGAACGGGTCCTCGCGCGCGCGGCAGTCACCAAGGTCATCGGCGAAGGCGAGGCGGAACGGGCGGCGATGACCGCCATCCCAACCCGCCGCCTGCAACTCCCGGCCCATGCGGCTCATCTGGCAGAAACCGCGCTGCGCAAGGACCCGACGGCGCTCCGGCACCAGACGACGCTGCGCCGCGACATCCAGCGCGGTCTCGAAGCCGTCGCGCGTGAAGGTGCCCAGCGGTTGGGGCCGAAAGTCTCGGTCGCGATGCTCATGGCCGACGCCAGGACCGGCGAGATCGTCGGCGAAGTCGGATCGGCGGATTATTTCGACGCCAGCCGCTCCGGGTGGATCGACATGACTCGGATCACCCGCTCGCCGGGATCGACGCTGAAACCCTTCATCTACGGGCTTGCCTTCGAGGAAGGCCTCGTCAGCCAGGAGACGATCATCGAGGACCGACCGGCCGATTTCTTCGGCTACCGGCCGCGCAATTTCGACATGAGCTACCAGGGTGATGTCAGCATCCGCCAGGCCCTGCAGCTTTCCCTCAATGTTCCGGCCATCCGGCTGCTCGATGCGGTCGGGCCGACGCGGCTGATGGTGCGCTTCCGCCGCGCCGAGGTGCGGCCGAAGCTGCCGCCGAACGAGGCGCCGGGACTGGCCATCGGTCTCGGCGGCGTCGGCATCACGCTTCGCGACCTCGTCCAGCTCTATGCGGGCCTGGCCAATCGCGGCTGGCCGGTGCGGCTCGGCGACGGCATCGAGGGCAAACCGGGGCTGATCGACGGAGAGCCGCTGCTTTCGACGGTCGCCACCTGGCAGGTCGCCGATATCCTTTCCGGCGTGCTGCCGCCGACCGGAAGCCGCCAGCGCGGCATCGCCTACAAGACGGGCACCAGCTATGGCTATCGCGATGCCTGGTCGGTCGGTTTCGACGGCCGCTACGTACTCGGCGTCTGGGTCGGGCGGCCGGACAATGGCGCCGTGCCCGGACTGACCGGCTATGGTGCGGCCGCGCCGATCCTTTTTGAAGGTTTTGCCAAGGCCGGCATTGCCATCACTCCGCTGCCGGATGCCCCGGCCAGCGCCGTCCGCCTCGCCCAGGCCGATCTGCCGATCGGCCAGCGGCGTTTCTCGATGACGGCGAGCGGCCTGCCCACCACGTCGATCCGTGAAGCCGCCCCGCAGATCGTCTTCCCGCCGGAGGGAGCGCGCGTCGATCTCGGCGCCGCCGCCGGCCAGACGTTGACGCCCTTGACGCTGAAACTGCAGGGCGGGCGGGCGCCGTTCCGGTGGCTGGCGAACGGCCAACCGCTGCCGGACGTGACGCGCCGCCGCGTCAGCCAATGGCTGCCCGACGGCGGCGGCTATTCGACACTGACTGTCATCGACGCGCTGGGACGCGCCTCGAGCGTACGCGTCTTCGTGGAATGA
- a CDS encoding alpha-2-macroglobulin family protein, with the protein MRAFLGLTTLFLTLLSLGAPAAAAEADRKVEITNDADYFGFDLRTEQDVSLDECQTACIADRACKAFTYNPKVKWCFLKSDFNQLNTFKGAIAGKVVETAAGEPDLGAPPRLSFVSDDLLQQARDVKAGLALADDQQGFGVNGLIETGHRELTAGNFVAALKAFRGALAIIPEDGELWLETARAANRYSGGTDLASEAALAALNGYQLTRTTQSRADALAVLAQALDNLQNYRSALQAYKGSLELVQAKTVETAYLDLKARQGFRVTGHTIDADGASPRACVQFSEQLLKNGPDYASFVTLDGVAPKAVEAKGSEICVEGLAHGQRYKLVLRQGLPSSVDEVIETPVSLDIYVKDRAPMVRFTGDSFVLPSTARRGIPIVSVNTESANLKLYRIGDRSISTLLTSSQFLTQLDGYSAERIEAESGELVWQGSIDIKTELNKEVVTSFPVDEALPKRKPGVYVLTAASATALSQEWDARATQWFVVSDIGISTYAGTDGLSVFARSLASAKPLADVELQLVAKNNEVLGTATTDAEGRAVFAAGLIRGTASMTPAVITARQGEDDYVFLDMTRAGFDLSDRGVTGRAAPGAIDIYAWTERGIYRAGETVHAAALARDVNGQAIENLPLTFVFLRPDGVEDRRMVSNGGKLGGHTLDLPVLENAMRGTWTMQIFTDPKGSAIGEKQFLVDDFVPDRTEFALTSEAKQVEIGTPIDVAVDGRFLYGAPAAGLTLEGDVAVKPTRESEAFKGYVFGLADEEASEDSRLPLEGLEPLDADGKSVFAVDLGEVPATTQLLNATVTVRMREAGGRAVERALTLPVKPEGPMIGIKPEFSGELAENSVGKFHVIGVDADGAKVSMPGLFWKLISVERNYQWYRDGSAWKYEPVISTKQVANGTVDVTENGGQIAVPVGWGRYRLEVETAAADGPTSSVEFDAGWYVEATSTETPDGLEIALDKENYAVGETAKLKVSPRFAGELLVTVGTENLVATKTATIAETGGEVELPVTADWGAGAYVTATLYRPGEAQESRMPMRAIGIKWLTVDPADRKLAISLDAPEKTQPRQPLDISLQVRGAGANEDAYVTVAAVDVGILNLTRYEAPDPDGWYFGQRRLGLEIRDLYGRLIDGSLGATGRLRTGGDGGQMPLEGSPPTEQLVAFFSGPVKLDAEGMANVRFDIPQFNGTARVMALAWTKAGTGHAVKDVVIRDPIVVTASLPKFLAPGDQAEMRLDIANTDGPAGDYQLQVTTNGPATVEQTGPSQTVELEAGGKSAVTLPLTGQYPGNGLVTVTLSNAEGLSLEQAVNIPVRPAALPITQRQVVNIAAGSSLTVDDQLLTDSLLQGASVSLNVTRSAAFDIPALMMSLDRYPYGCAEQTTSRALPLLYLSELSKQSGLAEDGEVAKRVQEAIYRVLSYQSSSGSFGLWSPGSGDLWLDAYVTDFLTRAREQKFDVPEQAMVQALENLQNALSYETNVKDRGNEIAYALYVLARNRKAAISDLRYYADTLLGDFPTPLAKAHIAAALALYGDGERSQDIFAAAVNMSTGLVNVSLARSDYGSSLRDDAAVLALAAESRPVPPIIPELSKIVAREWEQARYTSTQEQAWMLLAARAVQGGDEDMRLAVNGAARTGSYAARIAGDALIEHPVVIRNNGTDAVSAVVTTVAAPAQPLSAGGDGFAIERTYYTLDGAEANVSQARQNERYVVVLKATESNDWPSRVLITDLLPAGFEIDNPSLVDSAQLSNFEWIGEVQAAHTEFRSDRFVAAFDRSTGDNREITLAYVVRAVTPGTYDHPAANVEDMYRPQFSARTATGRMEVLAAQ; encoded by the coding sequence ATGCGCGCGTTTCTCGGCCTTACCACCCTTTTCTTGACGCTTCTTTCCCTCGGCGCCCCGGCCGCGGCGGCCGAAGCCGACCGCAAGGTCGAGATCACCAATGACGCCGATTATTTCGGCTTCGACCTGCGCACCGAACAGGACGTCTCGCTCGACGAGTGCCAGACCGCCTGCATCGCCGACCGCGCCTGCAAGGCCTTCACCTACAATCCAAAGGTGAAGTGGTGTTTCCTCAAGTCCGACTTCAACCAGTTGAACACGTTCAAGGGAGCGATTGCCGGGAAGGTCGTCGAGACTGCCGCGGGCGAACCGGATCTCGGCGCCCCGCCTCGCCTCTCCTTCGTCTCGGACGACCTCCTGCAGCAGGCACGCGACGTCAAGGCCGGCCTCGCCTTGGCCGACGACCAACAGGGTTTCGGCGTCAACGGCTTGATCGAAACGGGACATCGCGAGTTGACGGCTGGCAACTTCGTCGCCGCACTCAAGGCGTTCCGTGGTGCGCTGGCGATCATCCCCGAGGACGGTGAGCTGTGGCTGGAGACGGCGAGAGCCGCCAACCGGTACAGCGGCGGTACGGATCTCGCCAGCGAGGCGGCGCTTGCCGCGCTCAACGGCTATCAGTTGACGAGAACGACCCAAAGCCGCGCCGATGCGCTCGCCGTCCTCGCGCAGGCGCTCGACAACCTGCAGAACTACCGATCCGCGCTGCAGGCCTACAAGGGCAGCCTCGAACTCGTGCAGGCCAAGACCGTCGAGACAGCCTATCTCGACCTCAAGGCACGCCAGGGTTTCCGCGTCACCGGCCATACGATCGATGCGGATGGCGCAAGCCCGCGCGCCTGCGTGCAGTTCTCCGAACAGTTACTGAAGAACGGTCCCGATTACGCCTCCTTCGTAACGCTCGACGGCGTCGCGCCGAAAGCGGTCGAAGCCAAGGGTAGCGAGATCTGCGTCGAGGGGCTGGCGCACGGCCAGCGCTACAAGCTGGTCCTCAGGCAGGGGCTGCCCTCCTCCGTCGACGAAGTCATCGAAACCCCGGTCAGCCTCGACATCTATGTCAAGGACCGCGCGCCGATGGTGCGCTTCACCGGCGACAGCTTCGTGCTGCCGTCGACGGCACGCCGCGGCATCCCGATCGTCTCGGTCAACACGGAAAGCGCCAACCTCAAGCTCTATCGCATCGGCGACCGCAGCATCTCGACTTTGCTGACGAGCTCGCAGTTCCTCACCCAGCTCGACGGCTACAGCGCCGAGCGCATCGAGGCCGAAAGCGGCGAGCTCGTCTGGCAGGGCAGCATCGACATCAAGACCGAGCTCAACAAGGAAGTGGTCACGAGCTTCCCTGTCGACGAGGCGCTGCCGAAGCGCAAGCCCGGCGTTTATGTACTGACCGCCGCATCGGCGACCGCGCTCAGCCAGGAATGGGACGCGCGCGCCACGCAATGGTTCGTCGTCTCCGATATCGGCATCTCGACCTATGCCGGAACCGATGGACTGAGTGTCTTTGCGCGCTCGCTCGCCAGCGCCAAGCCGCTCGCCGACGTCGAACTGCAACTGGTCGCCAAGAACAACGAAGTGCTCGGCACCGCGACGACCGACGCGGAAGGGCGCGCCGTCTTCGCGGCCGGCCTGATCCGCGGCACGGCGAGCATGACCCCGGCCGTCATCACGGCGCGGCAAGGCGAGGACGACTACGTCTTCCTCGACATGACACGCGCCGGCTTCGATCTTTCCGACCGCGGCGTTACCGGCCGCGCCGCACCGGGCGCAATCGATATCTATGCCTGGACCGAGCGCGGCATCTACCGCGCCGGCGAGACGGTGCATGCCGCAGCGCTTGCCCGCGACGTCAATGGCCAGGCGATCGAGAACCTGCCGCTCACCTTCGTGTTCCTGCGCCCGGACGGCGTCGAGGACCGCCGCATGGTCAGCAATGGCGGCAAGCTCGGGGGCCATACGCTCGATCTGCCCGTTCTCGAAAACGCCATGCGCGGCACCTGGACGATGCAGATCTTCACCGACCCGAAAGGCTCGGCAATTGGCGAGAAGCAGTTCCTCGTCGATGACTTCGTGCCGGACCGCACCGAATTCGCCCTGACGAGCGAAGCGAAGCAGGTGGAGATCGGCACGCCCATTGACGTCGCGGTCGACGGCCGCTTCCTCTATGGCGCGCCGGCCGCCGGCCTGACGCTCGAAGGCGACGTGGCGGTCAAACCGACGCGCGAGAGCGAAGCCTTCAAGGGCTATGTCTTCGGCCTCGCCGATGAGGAGGCAAGCGAAGACAGCCGCTTGCCGCTCGAAGGCCTCGAGCCGCTCGATGCGGACGGGAAATCGGTGTTTGCCGTCGATCTCGGCGAGGTGCCGGCAACGACGCAATTGCTGAACGCCACGGTTACGGTGCGCATGCGCGAGGCCGGCGGCCGGGCCGTCGAACGTGCCTTGACGCTGCCGGTCAAGCCGGAAGGTCCGATGATCGGCATCAAGCCGGAATTCTCCGGCGAGCTCGCCGAAAATTCGGTCGGCAAATTCCACGTTATCGGCGTCGATGCGGATGGCGCAAAAGTCTCGATGCCCGGTCTTTTCTGGAAGCTGATCAGCGTCGAGCGCAATTATCAATGGTATCGCGACGGCAGCGCCTGGAAATACGAGCCGGTCATTTCCACGAAACAGGTGGCGAATGGTACGGTCGACGTCACCGAGAACGGCGGCCAGATCGCCGTGCCGGTCGGCTGGGGTCGCTATCGCCTCGAGGTCGAGACGGCGGCGGCCGACGGCCCGACCTCGAGCGTCGAGTTCGATGCCGGCTGGTATGTCGAAGCCACCTCGACGGAAACGCCGGATGGGCTCGAGATCGCGCTGGACAAGGAAAATTATGCGGTCGGCGAGACGGCGAAGCTCAAGGTTTCGCCGCGCTTTGCCGGCGAATTGCTGGTGACCGTCGGCACGGAGAACCTGGTCGCGACAAAGACCGCGACGATCGCCGAGACCGGCGGCGAAGTGGAACTGCCGGTCACCGCCGACTGGGGCGCCGGCGCCTATGTGACGGCGACGCTTTACCGCCCCGGTGAAGCCCAGGAAAGCCGCATGCCGATGCGGGCGATCGGCATCAAGTGGCTGACCGTCGACCCCGCCGACCGAAAGCTTGCGATCAGTCTCGACGCACCCGAGAAGACGCAGCCGCGCCAGCCCCTCGACATCAGCCTTCAGGTGCGCGGCGCGGGCGCCAACGAGGACGCCTACGTCACGGTCGCCGCCGTCGATGTCGGCATCCTCAACCTGACGCGCTATGAGGCGCCGGATCCAGACGGCTGGTATTTCGGCCAGAGGCGGCTCGGTCTCGAAATCCGCGACCTCTACGGCCGCTTGATCGACGGTTCGCTCGGTGCCACCGGGCGGCTGCGCACCGGCGGCGACGGCGGGCAGATGCCGCTTGAGGGCAGCCCGCCGACCGAACAACTGGTCGCCTTCTTCTCCGGGCCGGTGAAGCTCGACGCCGAAGGCATGGCGAATGTCCGCTTCGACATCCCGCAGTTCAACGGCACGGCGCGAGTCATGGCGCTCGCCTGGACGAAGGCCGGCACCGGCCATGCGGTGAAGGACGTCGTCATCCGCGACCCGATCGTCGTCACCGCCAGCCTGCCGAAATTCCTGGCGCCCGGAGACCAGGCCGAAATGAGGCTCGACATCGCCAACACAGACGGACCGGCCGGCGACTATCAGTTGCAGGTCACCACAAATGGTCCGGCCACCGTCGAGCAGACCGGCCCCTCGCAAACCGTGGAACTCGAAGCCGGCGGCAAATCCGCCGTGACGCTGCCGCTGACCGGCCAATATCCGGGCAACGGCCTCGTCACGGTCACACTCTCGAACGCCGAGGGCCTGTCGCTGGAGCAGGCGGTGAACATCCCGGTTCGGCCGGCTGCACTGCCGATCACGCAGCGCCAGGTCGTCAATATTGCCGCCGGCAGCAGCCTGACCGTCGACGATCAATTGCTCACCGACAGCCTGCTGCAGGGCGCCTCGGTCAGCCTAAATGTGACCCGATCGGCCGCCTTCGACATTCCGGCGCTCATGATGTCGCTCGACCGCTACCCCTATGGCTGCGCCGAACAGACGACGAGCCGCGCCTTGCCGCTGCTCTATCTCAGCGAGCTCTCCAAGCAGTCGGGGCTTGCCGAGGACGGTGAGGTGGCCAAGCGCGTGCAGGAGGCGATCTACCGCGTCCTTTCCTACCAGTCCTCCTCCGGCAGCTTCGGCCTGTGGAGCCCCGGCTCCGGCGATCTGTGGCTCGACGCCTATGTCACCGACTTCCTGACCCGGGCGCGCGAGCAGAAGTTCGACGTGCCGGAACAGGCGATGGTCCAGGCGCTCGAAAATCTGCAGAACGCGCTGAGCTACGAGACGAATGTCAAGGACCGCGGCAACGAGATCGCCTATGCCCTCTATGTGCTCGCCCGCAATCGCAAGGCGGCGATCAGCGACCTTCGCTATTATGCCGACACGTTGCTCGGGGATTTCCCGACACCGCTTGCCAAGGCGCATATTGCCGCGGCCCTTGCGCTCTACGGCGATGGCGAGCGGTCGCAGGACATCTTCGCAGCCGCCGTCAACATGTCGACCGGGCTCGTCAATGTCAGCCTCGCCCGCTCCGACTACGGGTCGTCGCTACGCGACGATGCGGCAGTTCTGGCGCTCGCGGCCGAAAGCCGCCCCGTGCCGCCGATCATCCCGGAACTCTCGAAGATCGTCGCACGGGAATGGGAGCAGGCCCGTTACACCAGCACCCAGGAACAGGCCTGGATGCTGCTCGCCGCGCGCGCCGTCCAGGGCGGCGACGAGGATATGAGGCTGGCGGTCAACGGCGCCGCCCGCACCGGCAGCTATGCCGCCCGGATTGCCGGCGACGCGCTGATCGAGCACCCGGTCGTCATCCGCAACAACGGCACTGACGCGGTTTCCGCCGTGGTGACGACCGTTGCGGCACCCGCCCAGCCGCTCTCGGCCGGCGGCGACGGCTTCGCCATCGAGCGCACCTATTACACGCTCGATGGTGCCGAGGCGAATGTCAGCCAGGCACGCCAGAACGAGCGCTATGTCGTCGTGCTCAAGGCGACCGAGAGCAACGACTGGCCGTCGCGGGTGCTGATCACCGACCTCCTGCCGGCCGGCTTCGAGATCGACAATCCGAGCCTTGTCGACAGCGCCCAGCTCTCGAATTTCGAATGGATCGGCGAGGTTCAGGCGGCGCACACCGAGTTCCGCAGCGACCGCTTCGTCGCGGCCTTCGACCGTTCGACCGGCGACAATAGGGAGATCACCCTTGCCTATGTCGTCCGCGCCGTGACGCCCGGCACCTACGATCATCCGGCCGCAAACGTCGAGGACATGTACCGGCCGCAGTTCTCGGCCCGCACCGCGACCGGCCGCATGGAGGTGCTGGCGGCCCAGTAA
- a CDS encoding aspartate/glutamate racemase family protein: MRILIANPNTTASMTEKAAAAARAVAAPGTEIIAATSKGGPASIEGHYDGAIAVPGLLMEIREGEAAGADAAIIACFDDTGLEAARTLADIPVLGLCESAVMTAAFLAQRFTVVTTLERSRVLIENLVRHYGMGDRAKVRAADIPVLELEDKASGALGKLERQIERALQEDGAEAIVLGCAGMADLARSLQRQYGVPVIDGVSAAVKQAEALVAQRLSTSKRGSYASPLSKAYTGAMGTFAPMRT, encoded by the coding sequence ATGCGCATCCTGATCGCCAATCCGAACACCACCGCCTCGATGACCGAGAAGGCAGCCGCCGCGGCGCGGGCCGTGGCAGCGCCAGGCACCGAAATCATCGCTGCCACGTCGAAGGGCGGACCTGCCTCGATCGAGGGGCACTATGACGGCGCGATCGCCGTGCCTGGCCTGCTCATGGAAATCCGCGAAGGAGAAGCAGCCGGCGCGGATGCGGCGATCATTGCCTGCTTCGACGACACGGGGCTGGAGGCCGCCCGAACACTCGCCGACATACCGGTGCTCGGACTTTGCGAATCCGCGGTGATGACGGCAGCGTTTCTCGCGCAGCGTTTCACCGTGGTTACGACGCTCGAGCGCTCCCGCGTCCTGATCGAGAACCTTGTACGCCATTACGGCATGGGAGATCGGGCAAAGGTCCGCGCCGCCGATATCCCGGTTCTCGAACTCGAGGACAAGGCTTCGGGTGCGCTCGGCAAGCTCGAGCGCCAGATCGAACGGGCTCTGCAAGAGGACGGCGCCGAGGCGATCGTGCTCGGCTGCGCCGGCATGGCCGATCTCGCCCGATCGCTGCAGCGGCAATATGGCGTACCGGTCATCGACGGCGTCTCGGCGGCGGTCAAGCAGGCCGAGGCACTGGTGGCACAGCGGCTTTCGACCAGCAAGCGCGGCTCCTATGCCTCCCCCCTGTCCAAGGCCTATACCGGCGCGATGGGTACCTTCGCACCGATGCGTACCTGA
- a CDS encoding ABC transporter permease: protein MNNERRSKGFYVLAAFFALFVLFLYGPLSAVLILSFQGPDGGLTFPLNGVSLHWFYNLFEKQAVGDFGASFRRSFTLGLMVMVVNVVVALLAGLAFRHRFRGATALFYVTVASLVVPSIIISLGIGVVFQQFGLKPAWYSSGFGAHLTWTLPFGVLIMFAVFNRFSPAYEEAARDLGATAWQTFRHVVLPMIAPSLIGVGLFGFTLSYDEFARTLMTSGTYNTLPLEIYGMTTNVTTPVLYALGTVTTLFSFTIILAALAIILLLRRRQAKIS, encoded by the coding sequence ATGAACAACGAAAGACGCAGCAAGGGATTCTATGTTCTGGCAGCCTTCTTCGCGCTGTTCGTGCTGTTCCTCTATGGCCCTCTCTCGGCCGTGCTGATCCTCTCCTTCCAGGGGCCGGATGGCGGCCTCACCTTCCCGCTGAACGGCGTTTCGCTGCACTGGTTCTACAATCTCTTCGAGAAGCAGGCGGTCGGCGATTTCGGCGCCTCGTTCCGCCGCTCCTTCACGCTGGGACTGATGGTGATGGTGGTGAACGTCGTCGTCGCGCTTCTGGCGGGCCTAGCCTTCCGACATCGTTTCCGCGGCGCGACGGCCCTCTTCTACGTGACCGTCGCGAGCCTCGTCGTGCCGTCGATCATCATCTCGCTCGGCATCGGCGTCGTCTTCCAGCAGTTCGGACTGAAGCCCGCCTGGTATTCCTCCGGTTTCGGCGCACATCTCACCTGGACGCTGCCCTTCGGCGTATTGATCATGTTCGCCGTCTTCAACCGCTTCTCGCCCGCCTATGAGGAGGCCGCTCGCGATCTTGGCGCCACCGCCTGGCAGACCTTCCGCCATGTCGTGCTGCCGATGATCGCGCCGAGCCTGATCGGCGTCGGCCTCTTCGGCTTCACCCTCTCCTATGACGAGTTCGCCCGCACGCTGATGACCTCCGGCACCTACAACACCCTGCCGCTCGAAATCTACGGCATGACGACCAACGTGACGACGCCGGTGCTCTATGCACTTGGCACGGTCACGACGCTCTTCTCCTTCACCATCATCCTCGCGGCGCTCGCCATCATCCTCCTGCTCCGGCGCCGCCAGGCAAAGATAAGCTGA
- a CDS encoding ABC transporter permease: MATIASTEANETSRRTRSRGLWSALVAISYIQAAPLLLILGFFFVLPILTIIVVSFWDYDFAGLYPDFLTMNYTDTLGSWVTWKTYLNTLKLTAITWALTLFIGFWVAYFLAFHIRTTTMQMVLFLVCTVPFLTSNIIRMISWIPVLGRNGLVNSTLIELGIIPQPIEWLLYSDFAVVLAMVHLNTLFMVTPIFNTLMRIDRSLIEAARDCGASSWQVLWNVVLPLAKPGMAIGSIFVVTLVMADFSTVQVMSGGQSASVALMMKNQMSLLQYPAAAANAVVLLIVVLLMVAAILRVVDIRKEL; this comes from the coding sequence ATGGCAACGATCGCTTCCACAGAAGCAAACGAGACGAGCCGGCGAACGCGAAGCCGCGGCCTTTGGTCCGCGCTTGTCGCGATATCCTACATACAGGCCGCCCCTCTCCTCCTGATCCTCGGCTTCTTCTTCGTGCTGCCGATCCTCACCATCATCGTCGTCAGCTTCTGGGACTACGATTTCGCGGGCCTCTATCCCGATTTCCTGACGATGAACTATACCGATACACTCGGCTCCTGGGTCACCTGGAAGACCTATCTCAACACGCTGAAGTTGACCGCCATCACCTGGGCGCTGACGCTCTTCATCGGCTTCTGGGTCGCCTATTTCCTCGCCTTCCACATCCGCACGACGACGATGCAGATGGTGCTTTTCCTCGTCTGCACCGTGCCGTTCCTTACCTCGAACATCATCCGGATGATCTCCTGGATCCCGGTTCTCGGCCGCAACGGTCTCGTCAACTCCACCCTGATCGAACTCGGCATCATTCCGCAGCCGATCGAGTGGCTGCTTTATTCCGATTTCGCCGTCGTGCTCGCCATGGTGCATCTCAACACGCTGTTCATGGTGACGCCGATCTTCAACACGCTGATGCGCATCGACCGATCGCTGATCGAGGCGGCGCGCGATTGCGGCGCGAGCAGCTGGCAGGTTCTCTGGAATGTCGTCCTGCCGCTCGCAAAGCCCGGCATGGCGATCGGCTCGATCTTCGTCGTGACGCTCGTCATGGCGGATTTCTCGACCGTGCAGGTGATGTCCGGCGGGCAGAGCGCATCGGTCGCACTGATGATGAAGAACCAGATGTCGCTGCTGCAATATCCGGCCGCCGCCGCCAACGCGGTCGTGCTGCTCATCGTGGTGCTGCTGATGGTCGCGGCGATCCTCCGGGTCGTCGATATCCGCAAGGAGCTCTGA